A region of the Silene latifolia isolate original U9 population chromosome 9, ASM4854445v1, whole genome shotgun sequence genome:
CGCGCGACGCCtttgtcctcccgcgagtgtggGAAGGACTTTGTGCCACCGACAACACGGGCACGTGGCGTTTTAGTACGACCTCTTGCATCGCTCCGGTCAGGTTGTTCGGAGTCACATTATGGGCCCTGTTCACCTGTGggtgcgctgccgtcaccgtcgtcgtgacaggggtgatcggcgtactacccatcaggtccaggaatagcttcagtttggctgcatcgaccacatgtcccatgacagtgacttggtcggcgggcagcggcgttTCTAGCTCCTTCGGCATCCGTACCTCGGTTGGTGAAGCCGTAGGTGGGGACTGTCCAATCCCAGAATTAGGGActgtgtcatcctggtagaattcagtttctacATTCACAAGTTCttgctgttttgacatcttcttagctctttgaatggtttttggttgctttttttttttataaggtaagtgactagcttttagtatgtaGTTCCCCACatacggcgccaattgttccgaggtgtaatttcggagcagtgttgttaccacgtgagcttgttgaatgatgccgtagcttgactcttcctttcactctttcctgtttaagataaacaaactgaggactcggcttggggccaagtgtactcactccgacgctcaagtcagtaaacttagagagataagttgtatgatacttggcaaagtatattctagagagataagagagtttataccagattatatGGTTTTAGGTTTGATTTGTGATAgatttcggatccttttctcgttgagagaagtggagtatttatagactttcaccttttgtcacgtagtggccaagtggccaagtggcatagcaggtggaaagactgttctaccctcggccgagggacccatggcaggccgacaggcctggttgactccatgccgaggggactggatgtgagtacgcggatatgtctctcggctggctagttgccgaggccgagacccaagtgacaggccggcaTGCTTCGTCGGCTAGGCCGTCCTTCTTGTTGACTtattgtcttttagctttgaccaaggtcaatatgttgactcggtcagcgggtgcagaatatgccccatcaaataccttatttctttgacaactttggtttatttttttaaatcgaatcctgcaagtgacaatgtggtagctactaattttTTGAAACTTGACAACAgagcaatgacaaagacgactcattatatattcgtgtgttttactccgcaatataataaagtcagttttttaaatattaaaagttgaaaccatccgtatataataaattccgtatggaaaaattttcaatgacgccttataaggttgtaaattcaatacctcagtatagtcatctccaaataatttccagacctctccatcaaccctcctagagaaatatctttgaagtcttatcaccacgtgcatgcttcaaatattatttacatccgaaaaaaaattattatatcgatagaaaaatattagatacaattcaacggtatggtcggtatctactccatgtattacgaattaaattttcatttcaattgctTAATAATCTAAAAAATTATATTCCCTAAATTCGAATTCCAAAAGATTCATAAAattttttaagttccttattactatttcaagaatttgatccatctcttattatacttatgtccacgatcctatataaaaataaaaaaagtatTAAAGACTATTAAATAATCTattccggttttgaaaaaaaaaacacataaacttaaaaatatacggattagaatttagaaatcatactatttaatatttatctgaaggttcacttttgcttccttttagtacatgccttcataatagttcatatgaaatgaaaaaaaaaatatatgttagagatgattatactcgtgaatacaaaaatacaaattcaaataggttgatcaggaaagtataatagtaaaactacaccacaatatacgtttaataacaaattaaaagaaatattataagacttctattttgagatcagcaatcatccattacttatcagtttctaccttacgttttttttacctttaattttacctcagtttcgtgccttttgtatttcttccctcttcagattacccacgtgatggtttgccttatctgcattcacatacgtttcatggtgctttaaagttatataaaaaatacattgaccaaaagataaaacatcaacctgtcaaaaacttgacaaacgaatcaaaacattgtcacatgtaagtcacttaaattaaaccaactgaaaaatatgaattcaaatataaagcaaacgattcataaaaccaacaacataacaaattaaaatatactttattggacacaacaacaacaacaacaacaacactcaacaataatactcgacaataatactcaatataatcaatataatcaaataaataaattaaaccataaaatacaatccacaacttagaaactcatgacaaatgggcatattttacataaataaagtgaatagaaactattataggtattgtaggttttatagtcattacacaaccataaattcccatattttaatttaatttttaatttattttgtggtattattaaattagataattgattgccgatgacctcaagagatgaattaaataggacaaaattttaataaaaattatgggtattgagtaatataaggagttttaataacattattaacatattatattacaaaaattaattaaataggaaaaacttttaattaatttggtgtgtgttaagtattatgaagagttttaatcaatttattaccatgtttaattaaaaaaaaattaaataggaaaattttaataatggtgggtgttcagtaatatgaagaggtttaattaatttattaacaggttttattacaaaaattttaaaaacaatgaattaaataggaaaatgttaataatgctgagtgtttagtaatatgaagaggtttaattaattccttaacatgttttattacaaaaattgcaattaaaatttcaattttaattataaattatgaaatttattaacatgttttattacaaaaaattaaattaaaatgtcaatattaattataaattatgaaatttgatgtaaatttgtaagagtTATATAAATTTTagaagacaatatatttaatatataaaattaatttaagaataaagataatatcctttcatattatagatataagtgaattaaattaatttatagataaatgatttaaataaatgtcatgtaataataaattgataatccatatcACATTAATTCAggcatgtcacattaaaaatatgcaacatcacatttaaatatgccacgtcacattaaattttaatctaggtgactttttggatcctacgtggctttgtctaggtggGGTTTATctgtcattttagggtagccttttaattatattttatagattggtGAGTGATTAAAATTTTGTGATAGTCACAACTCACAATTAAGAATTTGGGTAGACTTATAGCTTGTTGGGTGTTCTTCTCTTAAGTTTACTTTGAACTTTTGATCCATACAAATATACAATGAACCTAAGAAAATAGGTGGCCCACTCTGCTTTTGGGCTGGGCGTCTTCTCTAAGAAGAGAATGGACTAGTCTATTTTCATGGAAAGTAATTGTGCAAGCTTATGAACTGCTTTTAGAAGCCTGAATTGTTTCATAGTCCAAACTGGAGTGACCTTGGCCCATATGGTCTTCGTTTTgaaattactccctccgtctcagtgATTTGTTTGCCTATTTCATCTTATTAGGTGTCTCAGCTATTTactcatttgtttaactttttattttaagaatattTTTGATGGGCAATTGAATCATCCACACTCAATTTGGTTTAAAGCTGGCCATCAGCACAAGCTGACTCGGCCCGACCCACACTTGGCCCATTATTTTAGGCAATTTGGCCCGACCCGTGTCAAGCTTGGCccgccattttagcaaaaaaaaaataaaaaaataaaattttttggTAAGGCCCCTCAGCCCGCCCCTCCCCTCCCCTTGCCCCGGGTCAAGCATATCCCAGCCCGGCAAAGCCCGTCTCTCCCCCGGCCTGGCCCGGGTCTGACCAGGAGAGCCCGGCCCACCCGGCCCGGCCCTAGTCCGGCCCTAGTACATGTCTAATTTGGTctacttgtcatctaataattagTCTCATTCCTCTCTTcatggtctttgtgccaaaaacaaaagcaaacaaatgattgaagCGGAGGAAATATTGTTTTATTAAAACTACTCCCTTCGTCTAGTAAATACAAAGCTGCTAGCCGAAATAAACCCAGTCGAAATCGAACTTTGTGCTAGACTGCTAGTACCTGTATTGAATCCAAGACCAGGTCGTCTGTTCAATATTCATCACTAAAAATTCAACAAAATTCTAGAAAATGACCCATTCAACCTCAGTTACTACTACCTTAAGTTTCCTCCCAAAAATCCATCAATTTTCAACAAAAACACCTGCCGCTGCTGCTGCTGCCCAATTCAAATCCTTTACTTATAATAATGACACCcatatcaacaacatcaacatccAAACACAAACAAAAACATTGCAAAACAACCTTAAACAATTCCTTACTAAACAATCTTGTGGGTTTTGTAAATGTGGTAGAAGACATTTTTTGGTGCCAGCTATTGCTACAACTTTGCTTCTTTCTTTTGCATTGGATTTTGACTCAAATAACCCAAATTACATGGTATTGTATTCTCATTCTTGTTTTCGGCTTTTTTTTGTATGACGATAGTTATTGAGTAAGACGGTTTTACAGTGTGAGACGATCATTTAGACGGTCTTATTCTATAATCTGTTTTTTTTAATGGGTTGCTTCTCCTTAATCCCAAAGCAAGTTTGTTGCCTGAAATTTATTTAAATGTTAGACAAAAAACATAAAGTTTCAAACTTTGGATACCCAAAACCTAGAATTAAGTGTGCACAATTCAATTGTTGTTACTGGATTAGCTCAGTTCTATTTGTTACTGTAATAATTCAggtttatttattaattaatgggttagtttagtttagttgaaagatTTCTTAGGAAGATAACAAGATACTCCGTATCATAGAATTCATATGAATGATTGTTTGATTGGTCCAAGTTTTGTTTAGTTACAGTTTCTGATCACCAATTTGTTGCTGAATTATTTTCAAGCAATGTGGTACCGAATTATTTTTCGGCATTGATGGGTGGAGGGAAGTGGCGGAACCAGGGTTTGAAGTTGAACCCACAactcaaaatgcgaaaaaatagaaaagaaaaattgaaaaacaaaaggggagtgaaacataatacaaaaaaTCTAGGTaaacttatactccctccgtcccggtcaattgttatcctttggttttggcacaaagaccaaggaaagaggagagggccaataactaaatgacaagtggaacaaattgaatgagaatgatcaaattactcatcaagttcattcttaaaatagaaaggacaacaaatgactgagacaccaaaaatggaaaaggacaacaaatgaccgggacagagggagtaggttttaaaatcgaactAGTAGTATCATAAGGtaaaataggaaaaaaaaaaaaaaatcagtggTGTTAACTGAAAGTTTCAAATTTTTTGTTGTCCAGCTGGAGCGCGCCTACTAGCCCCCTATTGTGGACTGCGGAGTATAGGATTATGTATTAGAGTGCTTTGATACTTAGCTGCGTGCCCAGTATGCTCAAAAAATATCTAACACATGGTTTTCGACACATGCATGTCAATGTATTGAACCAAAGCTTGAATGTAATGTTTTACCCAAACCCCCTTTCATTGGGTTATGTCGATTTTCACTTTAAATGGGGCTAGAAGATTTAGCGTCTTTGGCTTTGGAGTACAAATGGAATGTATCAGATTGATGCTTTAAACTTTCTATACGTGCATCTATTTTATGATGATGAACTGTCGATATAACTGTGGTGTTTTTGTCGAACACAGGATATGATCAACAATATCCGCCCTCCAAGGGCAGATTGGTACGAGGAATTATTCGCCTCAGTCATGAACTATAGCATGAAAGGATACGAATCTGAGGTTAGTCAATAGTCATATTCAAGTAGGGAACTTTTTCATGTAATGCTTCTTTCTTGTATGAGTATGAGGCTCCGTCATAACTTATGTTACTATTCTCACTATTTTTATGTCAAATTCTGTAACCTGGTAAGATTGGCAGATACAAGCATGATCTTTTCAGTCATTTGAAGGGACAAGCCAAAGAAATTTTGGAAATTGGGATTGGAACTGGTCCTAATCTCAAATATTATGCCAGTGATGATGGTGTCCATGTTATTGGTGTCGACCCAAACAGAAAGATGGAGAAGTACGCCAGGCAAGCAGCGGAAGAAGCAGGTCTTGCACAAGCGAATTTCGATTTTGTTCATGCTGTACGTAATTTTAGATCTTCTATATTGGGCTATTGGCTGTGGTTGTCTTTCTAGGGTGGTTAATCAACAAATATCATATAGTAATCTCTGGTAGAAATTCATTTTTACCTCTCTTGTTTCCTTCTTGCTCATGGTTTTTAGTGGATCAATAACTCATTATTGAAAGCATGGATAAGTACATGTCATGTCACTCATGTGAACTTGTAAAGTGAGCCACTTTACATCCATAGGAAATTTTTCATTTTTCGGACAGTAGTTAGTTACTGATGTCAAAAGAGTGATTAAAAATGTATTCGGCACCGGTGCAGTGCACCAAAGTCTCCTTGCTGCAGTGGGGGTAGATTAGTGTTTTGGAGGATGGCGGGGAAGGTACAGGGTTGAAACATTTTATCCGCCGTGTGAACATTAATATTCACTTCATGCTTGCTTGATATTATTGACAACAATTTCCAAGTTGTCTGGTTTTTCTTTCTGTTATTTTTTTTTCCTGCGTTCAATGAATTTTTTTTATGAATGTTTGACGATAGAGTAACTTCAAAGTTATTATTTGATATATCTGATGAACATGTTTACTACTTCATATGGTGGGTAGTATCATGTATTAGATGGATAGCGGCTAAGTGGCATGGGTATAATGTCAAATCTTAACCAGTTCAGGCAGGTGTAGTTTGATAACTCTTATGAGCAATGATTGGGGTGTTGCAGCGATATCTAAAATGTACCTCATCCATCTTAAGCTGCGGAAAACAGATTTATTACAGCTAGAAGCATAGATATTCATAAGTCATACCCAAATTCTATTAATGCCAGGCTACTAAAAgtatctttttccttttttaGCATCATTTGGGTATCTGCCTTtgtatttttttggtttttctttTACGTATGGTCGTTTCGTGTTGTCTCAACTGCTTATGCTTTTATGTTGTCATATAAGATGAGGGCCTCATCATCTGAGGCTGCTGTGATTTCAGGTGGGAGAGATTTTGCCAGTAAAGGATGCTTCAGTTGACGCTGTCATTGGAACACTTGTACTTTGTTCTGTTAAAGATGTCGATAGGACTCTTCAAGGTACTCTTCAAGCCTACGTGTTTTTGTACTTAGACATACTTGACGAGAAGAATATCAGTTTGACAGTGATCCGCCTAAATAAAAGCTGTATACTCGTAAGGCTGTAAAGGTGTGATTGAACATAAGTTACTTTTACTTGGTTACAAGTGTCAGTTGCGGGGGAGTGTTAGCGTGTTAAACTTTGGCCTGAAACGAAGTGTTGTATCTTATTTGAGAGTATCGTGTAGATGCACAACATGAAGTCATGGCAAAATGTCGAAGTAACCTAGCAGTAAACCACAGACCGTGTGTGATTCACTATCAGAAACTAGATTATGCATTTGCTCTCTGTTAATTAGATGTTGGTACATACTAGATTCTTCAATGGTTTGCCGTCAGTCCGTCACATCCTTACAAAATCAAACCTGAAGTAGATATTAGATGAACAAGCCATACAACTGGGAATTCACGGTACTTCATATAGAGTTGATCGACTACTCAATTGACAGTTTTCGGAGATGAAGAATTTTCCACGAGACAGAAGTAACAGTCCTACATGCCTAAACTTCGGAAACTCTTATAACTATCTAGCCATAATACTAAAAAGGGTTAGTTTTGAAACCAAGGTTAAAACTTGTGGTCTGTCTCATACATTAACGGTCTCATGCAAGAATATCTGTGTATTTACTCTGGATAGACACTCAAGTACTCCGTACTAATCGTTCATTTCCCTGAACTTCAGAGGTGAAGAGGGTGCTGAAACCAGGAGGGCTTTACGTGTTTATCGAACATGTGGCAGCACAAGGTATGTATTATGTATATGTAGTTACGTACCAGTCTTGCTGCTTATTGAGTACAAATTTGTGCCTGATTCATTGTTACAGTTATCAActaattatttttcttttctttttgaaaGACGGAACGTTTCTGAGGTTGGTGCAGAACATTTTAAACCCAGTACAGCAGCTGGTTGCTGATAATTGTCACCTGACTAGAGAATCTGAGAGGTACATTTCTGAAGCTGGCTTTTCTGAAATTTCAAGCAACACCACTTCTATCCCGAAAGCCTTTTTTGTGAACCCTCAAGTGTATGGAATCGCTCGCAAATGATTCTTAAAGAATCTCAGTCTATGAAACAGTTAGtatgttcatatatgataagttgatAACCCTGAGGATCTCCTAGTACACCCAAATGCTACAAGCCTACAAATACTATGTTAGTTTTTTCAAGTTTATACGGTTCGAAACTCTTTTAGCATTTTAGAATTCTTAATCTCCTATAGCATGTAAAATAAATTGTTGTTATAGCAATAGAAATGTCAGACCTTGAAAATGCAGTCATGGGATATCGACAAGTTTAGTGAAAACTTTTTCAGTGACGAATAATAAGTCATTAAACTGTGGTGCGCTTCTTTTTGAGATAAAATAGTCATTTGATGCGAATATTTGTGCAACTTTTGTTATGGATCGTCCAAGATACGTCTCTTTATGTTGTTAACACGAGAATAAGATTATAGAGTTGCATTACTACATCCGACCTCTGGACCATACCAGAAACCTCTGGGGGGCTTTAGTTATGTTTGTAGCTGTTTTTGGATATCTTGTTGGTAGCTGTATGATTTGGAAAAGGATGTATACTACATCAAATCTACCTTATCTTCAATAGAAATCAACCATATTTTTGTGGTTGGGGAAAGAACCCAAGTGATAAAGTGTCAAGGACTACCATATTTTTGTGGTTGGGGAAAGAACCCAAGTGATAAAGTGTTAAGGTCGTGTTCTGTTGGACTTAATTTTTCCGAAACTTTTATGAACTGAACGTATATGGTATATCAGCTGCACTTTTCTGAATTGAATTTATAAGAGCTGAACTTTTTTGAACTGAATTTAGGAGCTTAGGAGCTGGAATGAACTTATAaagctgaacttttctgaactacACTTATATGAGCTGACTAAACTTAAAATGAGTGACTAAAGTATATCTATTTCGATACGGAGTACAATTGAACTTCTGTTAATTTACGAGAACACTCGGGTGTGAGTCAGTGTGCTCAAAATCTCGAGTTCTTTCTTTCTAGCTTATGTTTCATCTTCCAAGGATTTCGTAAATCAATATAGTAAATTCAAGTGAATCAAAGATTAGTTTTTGCGACACTTTAAACGGTTCAATGATAATTAGGTGGCCATGGGTCGGGTTTCAGGTTTGGATAGGCCCTAAATAGAGGTCGTCCTCGTTGGCAAACATGACCATGAACCGGTTCGTGAGAAAGGGGGTCTGGCTAATTGGCTCGGACCTGTCTCGAGATGGCTCAGCTCCGACAGGCTAGACCTTTTTTGTTTGCTTTTTGGCATATCGGATTTGGAGGGGCCAATCCTGAATTGGCTCGGACTTTATTAATTGCATGTCGATCACAAAATCAACCCAGAGTCCAAGGGACTTTCAATAGATAAAACACGGCACAGTGCCAGTCCGAAATTACTAATGCCACTCATGTTTGGAAGAAGCGATTTTTGGACATTTGGAAAAGATGTATATACTACATCTAATCTGCCTTATCTTCAATAGAAACCAATCATATTTTTTTGTTCAGTATTGCTCCCTGTCCACAATTAGGCTTTAGTTATGTCTCTATTTTTGGCTGTTTTTTAAGTTCATGTCGGCATTGTGGGCTCTGGTCGCCTTATCTTCTTCTACAGTGTAGTAAACTTAACTTTGTTGGCTCACTAGTTTCATACCCGTGCAAAAATATAAGGGAACTTCGGAACTTTGGCCTGAAACGAAGTGTTGTATCGTATTTGAGAATCTCGCGAGACTGAACTAACATTCCTGCATGCCTAAGCTTCGGAAGTTACTCTTATAACTATGTGGCCGTAATACTAAATGAAGCTTTAGAAGGGTTACTCTTGAAACCGAGGCCAAACCTTGCGAACTGTCTCATACAGTAATCGACTAACCAGGAGGGCTTTAGTGTTTATCGAACATGTGGCCGACCGAATATCAACTAGATTAGTGAAGTAATATTTTTCAGTGATGAATAACAGGTCATTAAACTATGTGCGCTTCTTTTTTAAATAGAAATAGTAATTTGATGAAATTATCTATGCAACTTTTATTACGGGTCGTTTAGAAAACGTCTTTTTCTGTTGTTAACACAAGACGTTTAAAGTTCCGCCTTCACGAGTCTCGACCATACTAGACGTTTAAAGCTCTGGGGCTTTGGTTCTGTTTCTATTGATCTATTCTAGCTGTTTTTGTATATCTTGTTGCCATTGTGGCCCCTAGTAGCCTTATCTTCTTTCATCATGTAGTAAATTTGACTTTGTTAGTTTATTTTATGTGAGATTTGGGAAAGATTTGGAGAACAAGTGATTTTTGGGCATTTGGTTGGAAAGAGATATACATTACATCAACTCCATCTTATCTTCAATACTCGAGGGATGCTATTCACCTTCTCCTTTACCTTTTTATAATCGGTTAAATTAATATGTATTGTGTGGGATTGGAAGGCGATTGGATGAGGTAAAATATATAAAGCGGTTGTGAGAGGAGAATGTAGAAGATAAGACAGAAAGGAGAAGGTAGAAAGCAATTCTCTAGTTACTCCTTCTAGAAAAACTCGGAGTACAATTCAACTTTTGTTAATTTACGAGAACACTCGGGTGTGGGCCTGGCCCATTTGACCATGAATTGGCTCAAGCCTAACTCTTAACCAACCCGTGGCTGAGTCGAACTAGCCTTGATGAAGGTggactgattttttttttttttttttttttttttgtaggtcAAGACACTAAAGACATGTCTTGAACCGGTCCAGTTCGTGACAAGTTGGCCAGTCTAGCCGGTGGGTCAAGCGTATTATGTCACTGGCAACCCAATTGTTGGGTCGGACTAACGTGGTAGAGTGGCCAACTCTAATGGCAGTGTTTTGGACCCAGAACTGTGGAGCCTCATTTAGTTCACAACCCACACAAACTACACACGCAAAAGGTCTACATGCAATGCAAGTAGATAAAAAaaaacagttagtcttgctgaagatgagtcggagcaagtgacaggtaatgccactcacaaaacggataggggggacaaggtggggcacccccatgtgcttccctctctcctctatttgggtcatttgtgagaggaaatggtatccgtcactccaaagtgacagatacgtgccgtcttcaatgagattttgtggaaAAAAAATTGGGTCGACACAATCAACTGAGActtcataacaaaaaaaaatactCGACTTAGACTGTATTCTTTCTCgtttaatttcagctcatttcggttcagttcagctctattcatTTCAGTTTAACTCAACTTTTCAGAAATTAACTCTTACTTAAGcgctattcagttcagttcagttcagttcagcttttaTCAGCCAAAAAGAAAATGGCCTTATTATCCAATTTATAAATTCTTGTTTAACACGATAATATGCGTCGTAATGATTAACGGATCCAAATAGGTACCATATAATAAAGATATGTTTTATTATTATCTTTAAGTGATAATATTTGGATTTATTTTAACATTAAAACG
Encoded here:
- the LOC141598752 gene encoding uncharacterized protein LOC141598752 isoform X2, which translates into the protein MTHSTSVTTTLSFLPKIHQFSTKTPAAAAAAQFKSFTYNNDTHINNINIQTQTKTLQNNLKQFLTKQSCGFCKCGRRHFLVPAIATTLLLSFALDFDSNNPNYMDMINNIRPPRADWYEELFASVMNYSMKGYESEIGRYKHDLFSHLKGQAKEILEIGIGTGPNLKYYASDDGVHVIGVDPNRKMEKYARQAAEEAGLAQANFDFVHAVGEILPVKDASVDAVIGTLVLCSVKDVDRTLQEVKRVLKPGGLYVFIEHVAAQDGTFLRLVQNILNPVQQLVADNCHLTRESERSRH
- the LOC141598752 gene encoding uncharacterized protein LOC141598752 isoform X1 gives rise to the protein MTHSTSVTTTLSFLPKIHQFSTKTPAAAAAAQFKSFTYNNDTHINNINIQTQTKTLQNNLKQFLTKQSCGFCKCGRRHFLVPAIATTLLLSFALDFDSNNPNYMDMINNIRPPRADWYEELFASVMNYSMKGYESEIGRYKHDLFSHLKGQAKEILEIGIGTGPNLKYYASDDGVHVIGVDPNRKMEKYARQAAEEAGLAQANFDFVHAVGEILPVKDASVDAVIGTLVLCSVKDVDRTLQEVKRVLKPGGLYVFIEHVAAQDGTFLRLVQNILNPVQQLVADNCHLTRESERYISEAGFSEISSNTTSIPKAFFVNPQVYGIARK